In Gammaproteobacteria bacterium (ex Lamellibrachia satsuma), a single genomic region encodes these proteins:
- a CDS encoding GGDEF domain-containing protein, with protein sequence MTGYIQSLESNSPSGASLLPEGIARNSEDGQQIAQVVELTTRLQTTLELENLIELFFDVIKSHFKYDGATFQLPDEALAITTGEQCRHNVNYSLKVLDQPLGDIGFSRSRRFKDTETKMLENFLTTLLYPLRNALLYREAIQSAFVDSLTGVKNRTAFDSNFHREVELGHRNGSELSLIVLDIDFFKKVNDQYGHSIGDYVLKCVAQAVEATIRSSDALYRYGGEEFTVVLSGTDQAGALLLAERIRQNIEALVFASSKGLSITMSLGVATLNSNEESKHLFIRADEALYQAKEKGRNQVAVAE encoded by the coding sequence ATGACGGGTTACATCCAAAGCTTAGAAAGCAACTCTCCTTCAGGTGCTTCTCTTCTACCCGAGGGCATTGCACGGAATAGCGAGGATGGACAGCAGATTGCTCAGGTGGTGGAACTCACGACCAGACTACAGACCACGCTTGAACTGGAGAACCTGATTGAGCTTTTCTTTGACGTCATCAAATCCCATTTCAAATATGACGGCGCAACATTCCAACTACCGGATGAAGCATTAGCCATCACCACGGGAGAACAATGTCGTCATAACGTTAACTATAGTCTTAAGGTCCTGGATCAGCCACTCGGAGATATTGGTTTCAGCCGCAGCAGGCGATTTAAAGACACGGAAACCAAGATGCTGGAGAATTTTCTGACTACCCTGCTCTATCCACTACGCAACGCCCTGCTCTATCGAGAAGCGATTCAATCCGCCTTTGTTGATTCATTGACTGGCGTAAAAAACCGGACAGCCTTCGACAGCAATTTCCACCGGGAGGTAGAACTGGGCCATCGCAACGGATCTGAACTCTCCCTCATCGTTCTTGATATCGATTTTTTCAAAAAGGTCAACGACCAGTATGGTCACTCCATTGGAGACTATGTGCTGAAGTGCGTGGCCCAGGCAGTCGAAGCCACTATTCGCAGCAGCGACGCACTCTACCGCTATGGCGGCGAGGAGTTTACGGTTGTATTGAGTGGAACTGACCAGGCGGGCGCGCTTCTTCTTGCCGAACGCATAAGACAGAATATCGAAGCATTGGTCTTTGCCAGTTCAAAGGGGCTGAGCATCACAATGAGTCTTGGCGTCGCCACACTCAATTCCAACGAAGAGAGTAAGCATCTTTTCATCAGGGCCGACGAAGCACTCTACCAAGCCAAGGAGAAGGGCCGTAATCAGGTTGCAGTCGCAGAATGA
- a CDS encoding thioredoxin fold domain-containing protein, whose product MKVQIVNLSLMIKLLGCFLLVSTLTFAAENENVTLTAGLINPGFHEKPDWFRHSFLDLREDVEEAADSGKRILLFFHQDGCPYCAKLLKENWSLRPLVEKTQENFEVIAINIWGDQEVTDLRGTETTEKRFSESFKVMYTPTLVFLDEGGRQALRINGYYPPHKFEAALDYVAGHLERKQPYRDYLASVQPQAVSGKLHREVGFLPLPLDLRAKARARNKPLLVLMEQKACSACDELHGKIMWKPAVRKTLDAFDIALVDVWSGETLITPGGVQRTVSEWTKELGIQYVPSMLFFDPTGKEVFRAEAFLKTFHTHAAMDYVSTGAYLSQPNFQRYVQSRAAEMEAQGITVDLME is encoded by the coding sequence ATGAAGGTACAGATCGTGAATCTCTCTCTGATGATTAAATTACTGGGTTGCTTTTTGCTCGTAAGTACCCTGACATTTGCTGCAGAAAATGAGAATGTGACGTTAACCGCCGGGCTGATCAATCCTGGTTTTCATGAAAAGCCTGACTGGTTCCGCCACTCTTTTCTCGATCTGCGGGAGGATGTCGAAGAGGCTGCGGATTCCGGTAAACGTATTTTGCTTTTTTTTCATCAGGATGGCTGTCCCTACTGTGCGAAACTGCTGAAAGAAAACTGGTCTCTCAGGCCGCTTGTTGAAAAGACCCAAGAAAACTTTGAAGTCATCGCAATCAATATTTGGGGTGACCAGGAAGTGACCGATTTGCGGGGGACAGAAACCACCGAGAAGCGCTTTTCTGAATCCTTCAAGGTGATGTACACCCCGACCCTGGTCTTTCTGGATGAGGGGGGAAGACAGGCTTTGCGGATCAATGGCTACTACCCGCCGCATAAATTCGAGGCGGCGCTAGACTATGTGGCTGGACATCTTGAGCGCAAGCAACCCTATCGTGACTATCTGGCCAGTGTTCAGCCACAGGCGGTGAGTGGGAAATTGCATCGGGAGGTTGGTTTTCTACCACTGCCGTTGGACTTGCGTGCCAAGGCCAGAGCGCGCAATAAGCCCTTATTGGTATTGATGGAGCAGAAAGCCTGTTCCGCTTGCGATGAATTACACGGTAAAATCATGTGGAAACCGGCAGTCAGAAAAACGCTGGATGCATTCGACATTGCTCTTGTCGATGTCTGGAGTGGAGAGACTTTGATAACACCTGGAGGCGTGCAACGGACGGTGAGTGAGTGGACGAAAGAACTCGGCATCCAGTATGTGCCCAGCATGCTCTTTTTCGATCCGACGGGAAAAGAGGTGTTTCGTGCGGAGGCGTTTTTGAAAACCTTTCACACCCATGCAGCGATGGATTATGTTTCCACTGGCGCCTATCTTAGCCAACCTAATTTCCAACGATATGTGCAATCCAGGGCGGCAGAGATGGAAGCACAGGGAATCACTGTAGACCTGATGGAATAG
- a CDS encoding glycosyltransferase family 4 protein produces MEKTIGYILRFAMWVYTNKLNRVAERNNTTSRERKDRYDILITGTFYSDQWIISHLRPMSESNRVRQIYMVATTELPEIDKVTPIYPNARLQKIVGGTIARLITMSKVTKEKRPDVIAGFHLLLNGLLVVLLGKKYDCHSVYLCGGGPLEVLGGGYLTENKIFKQLGKHDAVVERALINAVSHFDSVVVRGADAKHFFEERGVKGDDIYIMSGGIDAASYYPGEEEKCADLIFVGRISNIKRVDILLQIVAKLKPEHPVIKALIVGDGPDREEMEQMAASLGISENVDFVGWQTEVGDWYRQARVFILTSDSEGLSQSMIQAMMMGLPAVVSDVGDLSELVENDRNGYLIQNQDIDAYASAISGLLDDPDKLATFGTKAKVVADQCEVGEVAKKWNRIFADLDNKLQG; encoded by the coding sequence ATGGAGAAGACTATTGGGTATATCCTGCGTTTTGCCATGTGGGTCTACACAAACAAGCTGAATAGGGTTGCGGAGCGCAACAATACCACTTCAAGGGAGAGGAAAGATCGATATGATATTCTGATTACTGGAACCTTCTATTCCGACCAGTGGATCATCTCCCATCTACGGCCGATGTCTGAGTCTAACCGGGTCCGCCAGATCTATATGGTAGCCACGACGGAGTTGCCAGAGATTGACAAGGTCACGCCGATCTATCCGAATGCCAGATTACAAAAAATTGTGGGTGGAACGATTGCCCGCCTGATAACCATGTCAAAGGTTACAAAAGAGAAACGTCCCGATGTGATCGCCGGATTTCATCTGTTGCTCAACGGGCTGCTGGTTGTGCTGCTTGGGAAAAAATATGATTGTCATTCGGTCTACCTTTGTGGCGGTGGTCCCTTGGAGGTGCTCGGCGGCGGTTACCTCACCGAAAATAAGATATTCAAACAACTTGGCAAGCACGATGCAGTGGTGGAAAGGGCGCTGATCAACGCTGTCTCCCATTTTGACAGTGTCGTGGTACGGGGAGCCGATGCCAAGCACTTTTTCGAAGAGCGGGGTGTCAAGGGTGATGATATCTATATCATGTCCGGCGGGATTGATGCTGCAAGTTACTACCCTGGTGAAGAAGAGAAGTGTGCTGACCTGATCTTTGTCGGAAGAATCTCCAATATCAAACGGGTGGATATTCTTCTACAGATCGTTGCAAAACTGAAACCCGAGCACCCTGTAATTAAGGCGTTGATAGTCGGTGATGGTCCGGATCGTGAAGAGATGGAGCAGATGGCTGCCTCCCTGGGTATCAGTGAGAATGTTGACTTTGTTGGTTGGCAGACAGAGGTGGGGGACTGGTACCGGCAGGCGCGTGTATTTATTCTGACCTCCGATTCCGAAGGACTCTCCCAATCGATGATACAAGCGATGATGATGGGGCTTCCTGCCGTAGTTTCGGACGTGGGGGATCTCAGTGAGTTGGTTGAAAATGATCGAAATGGATACCTGATACAGAACCAGGATATTGACGCATATGCGTCTGCAATTTCGGGTCTGTTGGATGATCCGGATAAATTGGCGACTTTTGGGACGAAAGCAAAGGTTGTGGCCGATCAGTGTGAAGTTGGAGAAGTTGCAAAAAAGTGGAACCGGATTTTTGCGGATCTGGATAACAAGCTTCAGGGCTGA
- a CDS encoding acyltransferase, with amino-acid sequence MRRIREIEGLRAFLALWVLISHVLGAAGYTSEIVEGLPQLLILGNYAVDIFIIISGFVIFLLIDQVRGNYSAYITQRFFRLYPLLFVLFLSAVVLAPLAMQNVTQSGAYHTEKYIENLTYKLATHNDWLGFNILTHLTMLHGMVPEKWVPFVPGAFLDPAWSISLEWQFYLVAPLLFSLAATRGRFARLGVIVACLATYIMARKILPRVEYGAFLPFHIEFFFFGACSYFIYRHLHNSVIKPDFLFPTAVAAVFMIYFTAGHDFRLFPIALWLVFFALMLEPKESLSHRLIAPLFLNRISLWMGKVSYSIYLLHTLVITLISSVLLSYFDLARGDYFSILFVSTLILTMIFSWLTYRYIEKPGIILGKKLSSRFDKERSK; translated from the coding sequence ATGAGGAGAATCAGGGAAATCGAAGGCTTGAGGGCCTTTCTGGCGCTCTGGGTGTTGATCAGCCATGTATTGGGCGCGGCCGGTTACACCTCCGAGATAGTGGAAGGTTTACCACAGTTACTGATTTTGGGTAATTACGCGGTGGATATCTTCATTATCATCAGCGGCTTCGTCATCTTTCTGCTTATCGATCAGGTTCGCGGAAATTATTCCGCTTACATCACGCAGAGATTTTTCCGTCTCTATCCCTTACTGTTCGTACTCTTTTTGAGCGCAGTGGTATTAGCCCCGTTAGCGATGCAAAACGTAACCCAGAGCGGTGCCTATCACACAGAAAAATACATCGAAAATCTTACCTATAAACTTGCTACCCACAATGATTGGCTTGGATTCAATATCCTTACTCATCTCACCATGCTGCACGGCATGGTTCCCGAGAAGTGGGTACCCTTTGTTCCCGGTGCCTTTCTTGACCCCGCCTGGAGCATCTCGCTCGAGTGGCAATTCTATCTTGTTGCACCATTGCTATTCAGCCTGGCGGCAACTCGTGGACGATTTGCCCGGTTGGGGGTGATTGTTGCCTGTCTGGCGACCTACATCATGGCCCGAAAAATACTGCCCCGTGTGGAATATGGCGCTTTTCTACCTTTTCATATCGAGTTTTTTTTCTTCGGCGCCTGTAGCTACTTCATTTACAGACACTTGCACAACAGTGTGATCAAACCCGATTTCCTATTTCCAACAGCGGTGGCGGCCGTTTTCATGATCTATTTCACCGCCGGACACGACTTCAGGCTTTTTCCCATTGCCTTATGGCTGGTTTTTTTTGCACTCATGCTGGAGCCGAAGGAATCGTTGAGTCACCGTTTGATTGCCCCGCTTTTTCTCAACCGGATCTCTCTTTGGATGGGCAAGGTCTCCTACAGTATCTATCTGCTCCACACCCTCGTCATCACGCTGATCTCAAGCGTTCTCCTGAGCTACTTTGATCTGGCGCGGGGAGACTACTTTTCTATTTTGTTCGTCAGCACCCTGATTTTGACGATGATATTTTCCTGGCTAACCTATCGATACATAGAGAAGCCCGGAATCATCCTGGGAAAAAAACTTTCATCCCGATTTGACAAAGAACGCTCAAAATGA
- a CDS encoding YciK family oxidoreductase has product MRDDYTPSPDLLKDRVILVTGAGSGIGQAAAKTFAAHGATVVLLGRTLSKLEETYDAIEKEGHPQPAIIPLNLESAPQQDYFALGETLHREFGKLDGLLHNAAQLALLSRIDDYDLESWNKVIQVNLTAPFMLTQACLPLLRLSGDGSILFTSDRMGRKGKAYWGAYGVSKFGIEGLMQTLADETEESQIRVNSICPVPTRTNMRAWAYPGEDPATLPLPEEIMRTYLYLMGPDSKGVTGQAFDATPTE; this is encoded by the coding sequence ATGCGCGACGACTACACCCCCTCCCCCGACCTGCTCAAGGATCGCGTCATTCTTGTCACTGGTGCCGGCAGTGGCATTGGACAAGCGGCGGCCAAGACATTTGCTGCTCATGGCGCCACTGTCGTCCTGCTGGGCCGCACCCTGAGTAAACTGGAAGAGACCTACGACGCCATCGAAAAGGAAGGACATCCCCAACCTGCAATTATTCCTCTCAACCTGGAGAGCGCTCCGCAACAGGACTATTTTGCTCTTGGCGAAACACTCCACCGTGAGTTCGGCAAACTGGATGGACTACTGCATAACGCGGCTCAACTTGCGCTCTTGAGCCGTATCGATGATTACGACCTGGAGAGCTGGAACAAAGTCATTCAGGTTAACCTGACCGCTCCTTTCATGCTGACTCAGGCCTGCCTGCCTCTATTGCGACTCTCCGGGGATGGCTCAATTCTTTTTACCTCTGATCGCATGGGACGTAAGGGAAAGGCCTACTGGGGCGCCTATGGCGTTTCAAAATTCGGCATCGAAGGGCTGATGCAGACCCTGGCGGATGAGACGGAAGAGAGCCAAATCAGGGTCAACAGTATCTGCCCCGTTCCTACCCGAACCAATATGCGGGCCTGGGCATATCCAGGAGAGGACCCGGCAACGCTGCCACTGCCGGAAGAGATCATGAGAACCTATCTCTATCTGATGGGACCGGATAGCAAAGGCGTTACCGGGCAGGCATTCGACGCCACTCCCACAGAATAA
- a CDS encoding squalene/phytoene synthase family protein, whose product MAGLSREHIERAVPLGSSSYYIIRFSPAPYRSDLTHLFAWQHELTNIPLECSDPGVAKTRLQWWREEIKKSVNGNAQHPVAIALSETINTRKLPEPLFQKIADNIENDIEKASMSEWEDLHLYCLSHGGNFAELLSHTTGCSEMFKTTIRQIGAYVTLINLLRNLGADLRRGHCLLPDSLLRQHQLRPEQLLQSQSRARTQKMLQTLSDTATRWRIKALESLPTTQPPTSWRPVLNQLALAQRLHAVLETDGFNVIDGRTHLTPLQKLWTVWRAVTGDR is encoded by the coding sequence GTGGCTGGACTGAGCCGGGAGCACATTGAGAGAGCGGTCCCCCTCGGCTCCAGCAGCTACTATATAATCCGCTTCTCCCCCGCACCTTACCGCAGCGATCTGACACACCTTTTTGCCTGGCAGCACGAGCTCACCAATATCCCCCTGGAGTGCAGTGACCCAGGCGTGGCTAAAACCCGGCTGCAGTGGTGGCGTGAAGAGATAAAAAAATCCGTCAATGGGAACGCCCAACATCCTGTTGCAATCGCCTTGAGCGAAACCATCAATACACGCAAGTTACCAGAACCTTTGTTTCAGAAAATCGCGGACAATATCGAAAACGACATCGAAAAGGCGTCTATGTCCGAGTGGGAAGATCTCCATCTCTATTGTCTCAGCCATGGCGGTAACTTTGCTGAATTGCTTTCTCATACAACCGGCTGCAGCGAAATGTTTAAAACAACAATCAGACAGATAGGCGCTTATGTCACACTGATCAATCTACTGCGCAACCTGGGTGCAGACCTGCGTCGAGGACACTGTCTACTGCCCGATTCACTGTTACGACAACATCAGTTGAGACCGGAACAGCTGCTGCAATCACAGTCACGGGCGAGAACCCAGAAGATGCTGCAGACGCTATCCGATACCGCAACCCGGTGGCGAATCAAAGCACTGGAATCTCTGCCGACAACACAACCCCCAACAAGTTGGCGCCCGGTACTCAACCAGCTTGCTCTGGCTCAACGGCTCCATGCTGTGCTTGAGACAGACGGTTTCAATGTTATTGATGGGCGCACCCACCTGACGCCTTTGCAGAAACTCTGGACAGTATGGCGGGCAGTGACAGGTGACAGGTGA
- a CDS encoding HAD-IA family hydrolase: protein MDRGLAPKVECVLFDLDGTFADTAPDLHFALDQVLLSRGELPMPFEQVRPAVSHGSQAMIKVGFDLQPGDTDFETLRKEFLRIYRENIARKTKLFEGMERLLEELEQRNIPWGIVTNKPAWLTDPLMEALGYHRRAACIVSGDTAEHPKPHPAPMLYACRMAGVEPTHCLYVGDAKRDIEAGQNAGTRTLVALFGYLAEDDKPDDWHASGTVEHPLEILQWLD, encoded by the coding sequence ATGGATAGGGGGCTGGCCCCCAAGGTTGAATGTGTCCTGTTCGATCTGGATGGGACATTCGCAGATACAGCACCCGATCTTCACTTCGCCCTGGACCAGGTTCTTCTCAGCCGTGGCGAACTACCCATGCCCTTCGAACAGGTAAGACCGGCAGTCTCCCACGGCAGTCAGGCGATGATCAAAGTCGGATTTGACCTGCAGCCCGGCGACACCGATTTCGAGACTCTGCGCAAAGAATTTCTGCGCATCTATCGTGAAAATATTGCCAGGAAGACAAAACTCTTCGAGGGCATGGAGAGGCTGCTGGAAGAGCTGGAGCAGCGCAACATTCCCTGGGGCATAGTCACCAACAAACCCGCCTGGCTCACCGACCCCCTGATGGAAGCGCTCGGCTATCATAGGCGCGCCGCCTGCATTGTCAGCGGTGATACCGCAGAGCATCCGAAACCTCATCCTGCCCCAATGTTATATGCCTGTCGAATGGCAGGCGTGGAGCCGACGCACTGTCTCTATGTGGGCGATGCCAAACGAGACATCGAAGCCGGGCAAAACGCCGGCACCCGGACGCTGGTGGCCCTCTTTGGCTACCTGGCGGAAGATGACAAACCCGACGACTGGCATGCTTCAGGCACCGTTGAACATCCGCTGGAAATTCTGCAGTGGCTGGACTGA
- the ubiG gene encoding bifunctional 2-polyprenyl-6-hydroxyphenol methylase/3-demethylubiquinol 3-O-methyltransferase UbiG, whose translation MRQETLNVDHAEISKFEELASRWWDPHSEFKPLHEINPLRLGYIDDIASLSGKRVLDVGCGGGILSESMAAKGAGVTGIDMGEAPLQVARLHLLESGLEVNYERIPVERLAAEQPASFDVVTCMEMLEHVPDPASVINACATLVKPGGHVFFSTLNRNPKSYLFAIVGAEYLLRLLPRGTHDFNKFIRPSELDRWIRDAELETKDMTGLVYNPLSRSYKLGPDVDVNYMVHTRKDG comes from the coding sequence ATGAGACAGGAAACCCTTAACGTCGACCACGCCGAGATCAGCAAGTTCGAGGAACTTGCCTCCCGCTGGTGGGATCCACACAGTGAGTTCAAACCACTGCACGAGATCAATCCGCTGCGCCTCGGTTACATTGACGACATCGCCTCACTGTCAGGGAAACGTGTGCTCGACGTCGGTTGCGGCGGTGGAATCCTCTCTGAAAGCATGGCGGCCAAAGGGGCTGGCGTCACCGGTATCGATATGGGCGAAGCCCCGCTGCAGGTTGCCCGATTGCATCTGCTGGAATCGGGACTGGAGGTCAACTACGAACGTATTCCAGTAGAGCGCCTGGCAGCTGAACAGCCCGCATCCTTCGATGTGGTGACCTGCATGGAGATGCTGGAACACGTACCCGACCCTGCTTCCGTGATCAACGCCTGCGCCACGCTGGTAAAACCTGGCGGCCATGTCTTCTTCTCGACACTGAATCGAAATCCAAAATCCTATCTGTTCGCCATCGTCGGGGCAGAGTACCTGTTGCGTCTGCTGCCACGAGGCACTCACGACTTCAACAAATTTATCCGACCGTCCGAACTGGATCGCTGGATTCGCGATGCAGAGCTTGAGACAAAGGATATGACCGGGCTGGTATACAACCCGTTGAGCCGTAGTTACAAGCTCGGCCCGGACGTGGATGTCAACTACATGGTGCATACCCGGAAAGATGGATAG
- a CDS encoding SulP family inorganic anion transporter: MFQLTCPGSKCVKNDLLSGLTVSLALVPEAVAFAFVAGVEPLVGLYAAFMMGIITSVIGGRPGMISGATGAMAVVMVALVAQHGVEYLFAAVVLAGVIQIAAGVLHLGKFIRMVPYPVMLGFVNGLAIVIFLAQLQQFQVPGDEGGMAWMTGTPLWTMLGLVALTMAIIHFLPKLTSAVPASLAAIIIVTLLAITLGLDARTVQGVLQDMSGDPAASIAGGLPAFHIPTIPLTFESLRIILPYAFILAAVGLIESLLTMSLIDEITETRGRGNKECIGQGVANSVNGFFGGMGGCAMIGQSMININSGGRGRLSGISAALFLLGFILFASGLIEIIPVAALVGVMFMVVLGTFEWASFRLLGRIPLADTFVGILVAVVTVLTDLAIAVVVGVIVSALVFAWEHAKQMRAETHTDKYGIKYYSLHGPLFFGSIQTFADIFEPKNDPQEVIVDFANTRVYDHSGLEAIDSLAERYMRAGKTLHIRHLNQECQNLLVKAGDLVEVNMMEDPNYHVADDRIA, translated from the coding sequence ATGTTTCAACTGACCTGTCCAGGCAGTAAGTGCGTCAAGAATGACCTTCTTTCCGGCTTAACCGTCTCCCTGGCTTTGGTTCCGGAGGCCGTAGCTTTTGCCTTCGTTGCCGGCGTTGAACCTCTGGTTGGCCTCTATGCCGCCTTTATGATGGGTATCATCACCTCGGTTATCGGTGGCCGGCCCGGCATGATCTCCGGTGCTACCGGTGCAATGGCAGTAGTGATGGTCGCGCTGGTGGCCCAGCACGGCGTGGAATACCTGTTTGCCGCCGTTGTCCTTGCCGGTGTGATTCAGATCGCCGCCGGAGTATTGCACCTGGGTAAATTCATCCGCATGGTGCCGTACCCGGTCATGCTGGGTTTTGTGAATGGTCTGGCGATCGTGATCTTCCTGGCACAGTTGCAGCAGTTCCAGGTCCCCGGTGATGAGGGTGGCATGGCATGGATGACCGGCACACCACTTTGGACCATGCTCGGCCTCGTGGCACTGACCATGGCAATCATCCATTTTCTACCCAAATTAACATCTGCGGTTCCCGCCTCGCTGGCAGCCATCATCATCGTCACCCTGCTAGCTATCACACTGGGGCTCGACGCCCGTACCGTGCAGGGAGTACTGCAGGATATGAGCGGTGACCCCGCTGCCAGCATTGCTGGTGGCCTGCCGGCATTCCATATTCCCACTATTCCCCTGACGTTCGAGAGCCTGCGCATCATCCTGCCCTACGCCTTTATCCTGGCCGCCGTGGGTTTGATCGAATCCCTGCTCACCATGAGTCTGATCGATGAAATCACCGAGACGCGCGGCCGCGGTAACAAGGAGTGCATCGGCCAGGGCGTGGCCAATTCGGTGAACGGTTTCTTTGGCGGCATGGGCGGATGCGCCATGATCGGTCAGAGCATGATCAACATCAATTCCGGTGGCCGGGGCCGCCTGTCGGGAATTTCCGCCGCCCTCTTCCTGCTCGGTTTTATCCTGTTTGCCTCCGGCCTGATCGAGATAATCCCTGTGGCGGCACTGGTTGGCGTCATGTTCATGGTGGTGTTGGGTACATTCGAATGGGCCAGCTTCCGGCTGCTTGGGCGTATTCCCCTTGCGGATACCTTCGTCGGCATCCTGGTAGCCGTGGTCACCGTTTTGACCGACCTGGCGATCGCGGTCGTCGTGGGTGTTATCGTCTCCGCCCTGGTTTTTGCCTGGGAGCATGCCAAGCAGATGCGCGCCGAGACCCATACCGACAAGTACGGTATCAAGTATTACAGTTTGCACGGCCCGCTCTTTTTTGGTTCGATCCAGACCTTCGCCGACATCTTTGAGCCCAAAAACGATCCCCAGGAGGTCATCGTAGATTTTGCCAATACCCGGGTCTACGACCACTCCGGGCTGGAGGCGATCGACTCCCTCGCGGAGCGCTACATGCGGGCGGGTAAAACCCTGCATATCCGGCATCTGAATCAGGAGTGCCAGAACCTGCTGGTAAAGGCCGGCGATCTGGTTGAAGTCAATATGATGGAGGATCCGAACTACCACGTGGCTGATGACCGTATCGCTTGA
- a CDS encoding IS4 family transposase, with translation MHPSQRVRIHQQKRISAHAANSDSYEFFNLLTAPEFLDKVESLLPDHRERLFPPTETLSMFLAQAMSADRSCQSVVDDAAIKRLMGGLSACSTHTGAYCRARKRLPMEMVSTLARYTGRMMTESTPETWHWRGRPVRLVDGATVALPDTTDNQEAYPQPRSQKPGLGFPLCRFVSIICLASGAVLDTAMGPCRGKGSDEQSLLRSMLDTLEAGDILLGDAFFATYFLLCALQEKGMDGVFEQHGARRRSTDFRRGQRLGQRDHLIELHKPKKKPDWMSREAYDQAPDTLNVRELHIGGKTLVTTLLCSKQTSKTALKTLYHDRWQIELDLRNIKTTLGMEILSCRTPAMAEKEIWIYLLAYNLIRLLMAQAALLADLIPRQLSFKHTLQLWLSWRRGDPGNYDDEKLGRLFILIAQQQVGKRPGRIEPRALKRRAKSFPLLVKPRHAAREEVRINGHPKKLK, from the coding sequence ATGCATCCTAGCCAACGCGTCCGTATACATCAACAAAAACGTATCAGTGCCCACGCTGCAAACAGCGACTCCTATGAGTTCTTCAACCTGCTGACCGCCCCGGAATTCCTGGATAAAGTGGAATCATTACTACCTGACCACCGGGAACGCCTGTTTCCCCCAACTGAGACGCTATCGATGTTTCTGGCACAGGCAATGAGTGCCGATCGCTCTTGTCAGAGCGTGGTAGATGATGCAGCAATCAAACGATTGATGGGGGGACTCTCAGCCTGTAGCACCCATACGGGTGCATACTGCAGGGCACGGAAACGGCTACCAATGGAAATGGTTTCTACATTGGCTCGTTACACTGGACGCATGATGACCGAGTCCACCCCGGAGACTTGGCACTGGCGAGGACGGCCTGTCAGGTTAGTGGATGGGGCAACCGTTGCATTGCCTGATACAACGGACAATCAGGAAGCCTATCCTCAGCCACGTAGTCAAAAACCTGGTTTGGGTTTTCCTCTTTGCCGCTTTGTCAGCATCATTTGCCTTGCCAGTGGTGCAGTACTTGATACAGCCATGGGACCTTGCCGGGGAAAGGGAAGCGATGAGCAGTCATTGCTTAGATCAATGCTGGATACCCTGGAAGCGGGTGACATCCTATTAGGGGATGCCTTTTTCGCAACCTATTTCCTGTTGTGTGCATTGCAGGAAAAAGGCATGGATGGTGTTTTCGAACAACATGGTGCACGGAGACGTAGTACGGATTTTCGCCGTGGTCAGCGACTGGGGCAGCGTGACCACTTGATAGAACTGCATAAGCCAAAGAAAAAGCCCGACTGGATGAGCCGGGAAGCGTACGACCAGGCACCAGACACACTGAACGTGCGGGAGCTGCATATCGGCGGAAAAACTTTAGTGACAACGCTGCTTTGTTCGAAGCAAACAAGCAAAACAGCCCTGAAAACACTCTATCATGATCGCTGGCAGATCGAGTTGGATCTGCGTAACATCAAGACCACCCTGGGTATGGAGATATTGAGTTGTCGCACTCCGGCTATGGCGGAAAAAGAGATCTGGATCTATCTGTTGGCCTATAACCTAATCAGACTTTTGATGGCTCAGGCAGCTCTGTTGGCCGACCTGATACCCCGCCAACTCAGCTTCAAGCACACCTTGCAGTTGTGGCTTTCCTGGAGGCGGGGCGATCCTGGAAATTACGATGATGAAAAACTTGGCCGCTTGTTCATCCTAATTGCACAACAGCAAGTCGGGAAGCGACCAGGACGCATTGAACCGAGGGCACTCAAGCGACGAGCGAAATCCTTTCCTCTACTTGTCAAACCCAGGCATGCAGCGAGGGAGGAAGTCAGGATAAATGGACATCCCAAGAAGCTTAAGTAA